In one Thermosipho ferrireducens genomic region, the following are encoded:
- a CDS encoding cytidylate kinase family protein: MDGVDASGKTTLAEELAKELESSKRPIIRASIDGFHNSKSIRYAKGEDSPEGYYYNSFNYKALVKVLLKPLSSGKLLYKTSVFDYKTDSNVESPFQQAASNSILIMEGVFLFRPELVNYWDIKIFVDADFKVTVERAVKRNTEKDYIGSEQKIRSKYEKRYIPGQQIYFRKASPKEKADIVINNNDFENPLLTKKPI, translated from the coding sequence ATCGATGGTGTTGATGCTTCTGGAAAAACAACTTTAGCTGAAGAACTTGCAAAGGAACTGGAAAGTTCAAAACGGCCAATAATAAGAGCTTCTATAGATGGGTTTCATAATTCTAAAAGTATTCGATACGCTAAAGGTGAAGATTCGCCAGAAGGTTATTATTACAATTCATTTAATTACAAAGCACTGGTGAAAGTACTTTTAAAACCATTAAGTTCTGGAAAATTACTATACAAAACCTCAGTCTTTGATTATAAAACAGATTCAAATGTTGAATCACCGTTCCAGCAAGCAGCAAGTAATTCAATTTTGATAATGGAAGGAGTATTTCTATTTCGACCTGAACTGGTAAATTATTGGGACATTAAAATTTTTGTTGATGCTGATTTCAAAGTAACTGTTGAACGTGCAGTAAAAAGAAACACTGAAAAAGATTACATTGGAAGCGAGCAAAAAATTCGCAGTAAATATGAAAAAAGATATATCCCCGGCCAACAAATTTATTTTAGAAAAGCATCTCCAAAGGAAAAAGCGGACATTGTTATCAATAATAACGACTTTGAAAATCCGTTATTAACGAAAAAACCAATTTAG
- a CDS encoding YdcF family protein — MRQAFDSITDFIFMEDELEEADIILIPGGSHRELMEHAVKLYHEGLAKYILPSGGYNSKIPEYNSEWEFLHNIAIDLGIPNEIILKEDKATNTFENAKFSYEIIEKHRITVNKAILVCKTFHARRAYLTYKVFFPYFVKFIVSPVVDERDIRKDNWFLDMYKVKIVMNELVKIGKYFESYIIDEIVSKGAD; from the coding sequence ATGAGACAGGCGTTTGATAGTATTACGGATTTTATTTTTATGGAAGATGAGTTGGAAGAAGCGGATATAATATTGATTCCCGGAGGTAGTCATAGAGAGTTAATGGAACATGCTGTGAAATTATATCACGAAGGATTGGCTAAATATATTCTGCCTTCTGGAGGTTATAATAGTAAAATACCTGAATATAATTCAGAGTGGGAATTCTTGCATAATATTGCTATAGACCTTGGAATACCAAATGAAATAATATTAAAAGAAGATAAAGCAACAAATACATTTGAAAACGCAAAATTTTCATATGAAATTATTGAAAAACATAGAATAACAGTGAATAAAGCTATACTGGTGTGCAAAACATTTCACGCCCGTCGGGCATATCTAACATATAAAGTGTTTTTCCCATATTTTGTAAAGTTCATTGTATCTCCAGTAGTAGATGAGAGGGATATTAGAAAAGACAATTGGTTTCTTGATATGTACAAAGTTAAAATAGTTATGAATGAGCTCGTTAAAATAGGAAAATACTTTGAAAGTTATATAATCGACGAAATTGTTTCCAAAGGAGCTGATTGA
- a CDS encoding amidohydrolase family protein: protein MFTKEFIEALEKRDVKKLRTIPKSDLHNHAILGGNLEYIENWIGRKIPKLTQRITSIEEMENWVNQHYLPYIKGTTGFEKAIEAAFVQAKEDGVVKLEMSIDVYFRHFYGGSAGKLIEVLKKLHKKYAPEVNFIPELGFNRSVSQDLLIEWFEPYLDYDYFKSVDLYGDELAQPASNFKQLYRIAKSNGFKLKAHVGEFGDAESIQKTVEILELDEVQHGISAVKSKSVMRFLRENNIQLNICPTSNYMLSRVEEIKKHPIRKLFDYGIKVTVNTDDVIVFQNGVSEEFLMLYEHGVFSAKELDVIRLNGLM, encoded by the coding sequence ATGTTTACAAAAGAATTTATTGAAGCGCTTGAAAAAAGAGATGTAAAAAAACTTAGAACCATTCCAAAAAGTGACTTGCATAACCATGCTATTTTAGGCGGAAATCTTGAATATATTGAAAATTGGATTGGAAGGAAAATTCCAAAGTTGACACAAAGAATCACCAGTATTGAAGAAATGGAAAACTGGGTTAACCAGCATTATTTGCCATATATAAAAGGAACAACAGGTTTTGAAAAAGCCATAGAAGCTGCTTTTGTACAGGCAAAAGAAGATGGAGTTGTCAAATTAGAAATGAGTATAGATGTGTATTTCAGGCACTTTTACGGTGGATCTGCGGGAAAATTAATTGAAGTTCTAAAAAAACTTCATAAAAAATACGCTCCTGAAGTAAATTTCATTCCTGAATTAGGTTTTAACCGCAGCGTTTCTCAAGATTTACTAATTGAATGGTTTGAACCATACCTTGATTATGACTATTTTAAATCTGTGGACCTTTACGGTGATGAACTTGCTCAACCTGCAAGTAACTTTAAACAACTATATAGGATAGCTAAATCGAACGGTTTTAAGTTAAAGGCGCACGTTGGTGAATTTGGAGATGCTGAAAGCATTCAAAAAACTGTAGAAATTCTCGAACTGGATGAAGTTCAACATGGCATAAGTGCCGTTAAATCGAAATCGGTTATGAGATTTTTGCGCGAAAATAATATTCAATTAAATATTTGTCCCACAAGCAATTATATGTTAAGTAGAGTAGAAGAAATAAAAAAACACCCTATAAGAAAATTATTTGATTACGGTATAAAAGTAACTGTAAACACAGACGATGTAATAGTTTTTCAAAATGGTGTATCTGAAGAATTTTTAATGTTGTATGAACATGGTGTTTTTTCTGCTAAAGAGCTGGACGTAATTAGATTGAATGGATTAATGTGA
- a CDS encoding aminoglycoside phosphotransferase family protein, with product MLINEKIVRFVKSLIGNFEVVKNHRSNSNRTGVLEIITNNKRMFVKIHKRLNRWSPEVYAYKNWTCILGDYVPKLVHFFNNENFYGIITTPIRGKTVNESQINDENILKRVYYKAGELLRQLHNNFEGTYYGIPSIDGSPLENDAKTDPVDYINSALENILKLGYDKELFNGSDKELVQWCMKHSYVFANNKPVPTNWDFSQNNWMVDENGRFTGFIDFENMLWGIDVDSFGIIIERYTPDRPRLRKALFEGYGLEKSEEKHLQLKIVSVKIAIADITYGASIGNSRIFSLAKNLMENLKKPEFRLF from the coding sequence GTGCTCATTAATGAAAAGATTGTTCGGTTTGTGAAATCATTAATAGGGAATTTCGAAGTTGTAAAAAATCATAGAAGTAACAGTAACAGAACAGGTGTTTTGGAAATTATTACCAATAATAAGAGAATGTTTGTCAAGATTCATAAAAGGTTAAACCGATGGAGTCCTGAAGTTTATGCATACAAAAATTGGACTTGTATACTTGGAGATTACGTGCCAAAACTAGTGCATTTTTTTAACAACGAAAACTTTTATGGAATAATTACTACACCAATTCGTGGAAAAACAGTAAATGAATCTCAAATAAATGATGAGAATATTTTAAAACGAGTATATTATAAAGCAGGAGAATTACTCAGACAACTACACAATAATTTCGAAGGAACGTATTATGGTATCCCATCGATTGATGGTTCGCCCCTCGAAAATGATGCAAAAACGGATCCAGTGGATTATATTAATTCTGCATTAGAAAATATTCTGAAATTGGGATACGATAAAGAACTATTTAATGGCAGTGACAAAGAATTAGTTCAATGGTGTATGAAGCATAGCTATGTCTTCGCAAATAACAAACCTGTCCCCACAAACTGGGATTTTTCACAAAATAACTGGATGGTTGATGAAAATGGTAGATTTACTGGTTTTATAGATTTTGAGAATATGCTCTGGGGAATTGACGTTGACAGTTTTGGAATAATAATTGAAAGATACACTCCAGATAGACCCAGGTTGAGGAAAGCCTTATTTGAAGGATATGGACTTGAAAAAAGTGAGGAAAAACATTTGCAACTCAAAATTGTAAGTGTAAAAATAGCTATAGCAGACATAACATATGGAGCAAGTATCGGAAATAGCAGGATTTTTTCGTTAGCAAAGAACTTAATGGAAAACTTAAAAAAACCAGAGTTCAGGTTATTTTAA
- a CDS encoding S41 family peptidase, whose translation MEKIMPYLLGLLIPVLLISLIATYYIVPRQTVYNFKEQMAANTIMTREEMETDLNYLVNTLKDVHPKTLNGFNKKQNYVIKKAYKKIESPMTAGEFYFVLNEVICSLKDAHTMIWIDTTKEDKIINLPIIWLKDGMYVSKSTADLKKGDKIVSIGGKTEAELLAELEKIIPAENQQWVKVMGKINLTKESFLNHLKLIENDYVNIVVQRNNKKVAIKLPLINQAESGNSNNNRNWVSYDIDLENSLGVFRLDKCIYNEVYKTTLKNFFEEVARNNIKNIAIDLRKNTGGNSQVINEFMRYIDVDKYLFYTGDVRISKQAKQQRGYTGEIDYKSYPKRVVANKKVFNKNLIYNGRIYVLTSSYTFSSGNWFAVVMRDNNLGVIIGEPTGNQPSSYGDILRFQLPVSGFKFYVSHKKWVRPNTDNDPENSLYPDIEVYTTIEDILNEKDPQVEKLIKIIYER comes from the coding sequence ATGGAAAAAATTATGCCGTATCTTTTGGGCCTTTTGATTCCAGTTCTTTTAATTTCGTTAATTGCAACATATTATATTGTTCCCAGACAAACTGTTTACAACTTTAAAGAGCAAATGGCGGCTAATACTATAATGACAAGAGAAGAAATGGAAACCGATTTAAATTATCTTGTGAATACTTTAAAAGATGTCCATCCAAAAACACTTAATGGTTTCAATAAAAAGCAAAATTATGTAATAAAGAAAGCATATAAAAAGATTGAAAGTCCAATGACAGCTGGAGAGTTTTACTTTGTACTTAATGAAGTAATATGTTCTCTGAAAGATGCCCATACTATGATATGGATTGACACAACTAAAGAGGATAAAATTATAAACTTGCCAATAATATGGCTTAAAGATGGAATGTATGTAAGCAAGAGTACAGCTGACTTAAAAAAAGGTGATAAAATTGTTTCTATTGGAGGAAAAACAGAAGCTGAACTATTAGCTGAACTTGAAAAAATAATTCCAGCTGAAAACCAGCAGTGGGTTAAAGTAATGGGAAAAATTAATCTTACTAAAGAATCTTTTTTAAACCATCTTAAGTTGATAGAAAATGACTATGTCAATATAGTGGTACAAAGAAACAATAAAAAAGTTGCAATAAAACTTCCGCTGATAAATCAAGCAGAATCTGGGAACAGTAACAACAATAGAAATTGGGTTAGTTATGATATAGATCTGGAAAATTCACTGGGAGTTTTCCGGCTTGATAAATGCATATACAACGAAGTGTATAAAACAACGTTGAAAAATTTTTTCGAAGAAGTTGCCAGAAATAATATAAAAAATATAGCAATAGATTTAAGAAAAAATACTGGTGGTAACTCTCAGGTTATAAATGAATTTATGAGATATATTGATGTAGATAAATATTTGTTTTATACAGGTGATGTGAGAATTTCAAAGCAAGCTAAACAGCAAAGAGGATATACCGGGGAAATTGATTACAAGTCATATCCAAAAAGGGTAGTCGCTAACAAGAAAGTTTTTAATAAAAACTTAATTTACAATGGCAGGATATATGTTTTAACTTCTTCATATACCTTTAGCTCCGGGAATTGGTTTGCAGTGGTTATGAGAGATAACAATTTAGGTGTAATAATAGGAGAGCCAACAGGTAATCAACCATCAAGTTATGGAGATATTTTGAGATTTCAGTTGCCAGTTTCTGGTTTTAAATTTTATGTTTCGCACAAAAAATGGGTAAGACCAAACACAGATAATGATCCAGAAAATTCATTATATCCTGACATCGAAGTTTATACTACTATAGAGGATATATTAAATGAAAAAGATCCGCAAGTGGAAAAATTAATAAAAATAATATATGAAAGATAA
- a CDS encoding 6TM ABC transporter family protein, whose translation MKLFSFFSNRELSKLLAHSKQYLKYQKLIFIFSPMLLGIGAASPFIIRYLFDNIIQKYDFSKLPLFVLLFIIIKGFERFLSVIVNYNFRKCGNLIIRDEQIYFIKKVFNLPVKKNFEK comes from the coding sequence ATGAAACTTTTCTCGTTTTTTTCAAACAGAGAATTAAGTAAACTATTAGCACATTCAAAGCAATATCTAAAATATCAAAAACTAATTTTCATATTTTCCCCAATGTTGCTTGGAATTGGTGCAGCAAGCCCGTTTATCATTAGATATTTATTTGACAATATAATTCAGAAGTATGATTTTTCAAAATTACCATTATTTGTTTTGCTGTTTATCATTATTAAGGGTTTTGAAAGATTTCTTTCGGTTATTGTGAATTATAATTTTAGAAAATGTGGGAATTTAATTATTCGCGATGAACAGATCTACTTTATTAAAAAAGTTTTCAATTTGCCAGTAAAAAAAAATTTCGAGAAATAA
- a CDS encoding ABC transporter ATP-binding protein — MIARVSSDIPNFSESLSAAIPGISLNIMALIIFSGVLIYLSWQLALVVFATLPFYNISINTFNKKLKKLSKLEREKNSKVMEGIRESIEGTLTIKRFNKSNYFIEALKSYINDWIKASNKHNLFIQSIEDFITFIRGICPIIVLSFGGYLVMKGDITLGTLIGFYSFMNWIYEPVRVISHFFISLQSTIPVFKRIKEIHEMEEETSGLELLNKVKNIEYRNVYFSYDSIPILEGLNLKIRSNERIAIVGESGSGKTTVIKLVMRYFNVDKGNILVNGKSIVEYSLHDLRRKIIVVHQNDFLFNMSIRENILLGEKFSEKEFTNAIKVACIDKFINELGKGYDTIVGERGTRLSDGQKQRIAIARAVIRKPDVLILDEATSGIDSQTEAEIFKNLQNLNITVIIISHRLSTIKKADRIIVLHKGRVICEGNHENLLKNCRKYNDIIRNQLIVV; from the coding sequence TTGATAGCACGAGTCTCTTCTGATATTCCCAATTTTTCTGAATCATTAAGCGCTGCTATACCTGGTATTAGTTTAAATATTATGGCTCTAATTATTTTCAGCGGTGTACTTATTTATTTAAGCTGGCAACTTGCATTAGTTGTTTTTGCTACATTACCTTTTTATAATATATCGATTAACACTTTTAATAAAAAGTTGAAGAAACTTTCAAAATTAGAACGTGAAAAAAACAGCAAAGTTATGGAAGGAATACGAGAAAGTATAGAAGGTACATTGACAATTAAAAGGTTTAATAAGTCTAATTACTTTATTGAAGCCCTAAAAAGTTATATAAATGATTGGATAAAAGCAAGTAATAAACATAATTTGTTTATACAGTCAATCGAAGATTTTATAACCTTCATAAGAGGAATATGTCCGATAATTGTATTAAGTTTCGGAGGATACCTGGTTATGAAAGGTGACATAACACTTGGAACTTTAATAGGGTTTTACAGTTTTATGAATTGGATTTACGAACCAGTAAGAGTAATAAGTCATTTTTTTATTTCACTACAAAGTACGATACCTGTGTTTAAAAGAATAAAAGAAATCCATGAAATGGAAGAAGAAACAAGTGGGTTGGAATTATTAAATAAGGTTAAAAATATAGAATATAGGAATGTTTATTTCTCTTATGATAGCATTCCAATATTAGAAGGATTAAATTTAAAAATAAGATCGAACGAACGTATAGCAATTGTAGGAGAAAGCGGTAGTGGAAAAACTACGGTAATAAAGTTAGTTATGAGGTATTTTAACGTAGACAAAGGAAATATTTTAGTAAATGGGAAAAGCATAGTTGAGTATTCGTTGCATGACCTGAGAAGGAAAATAATCGTGGTACATCAAAATGATTTTCTCTTTAACATGAGTATACGAGAAAATATTTTGCTTGGAGAAAAATTCAGCGAAAAAGAATTTACAAACGCTATAAAAGTTGCGTGTATAGATAAATTTATAAATGAATTGGGAAAGGGTTACGACACAATTGTTGGAGAGAGAGGAACAAGACTATCTGATGGTCAAAAACAAAGAATAGCAATAGCACGAGCTGTGATCAGAAAGCCAGATGTTCTTATACTTGATGAAGCAACTTCAGGAATTGATTCTCAAACAGAAGCAGAGATATTTAAAAATTTACAAAATTTGAATATCACTGTGATAATAATATCACATAGATTATCAACAATAAAGAAAGCAGATAGAATAATAGTTTTGCATAAAGGTAGAGTGATATGTGAAGGTAATCACGAAAATTTATTAAAAAATTGTAGAAAGTATAATGATATAATAAGGAACCAACTTATCGTAGTGTAA
- a CDS encoding HesA/MoeB/ThiF family protein encodes MDKIYFDRQIKCIGLENTMKLLNYAVYTKSSLANKILKNCGVNISQKGEFKDIKIYDDSTVKLVGSAQNNSILPDEIIGSLIAQLVISELLFGINTIKLPFDISRSIALTLNSVKTIVVGSGGLGNFVSYVLNRRRVPFTIIDDDKIDKTNLARQILFTEDDVGKFKAEVLASKLKYCKRAILEKLKLENLNILDEYDVIYVCVDNFKDRYLITKYGLSKNKLVLNAGVEGQRGLILKNFDFEKYVGFHVNENSGNGIVPAIVALTGIIQAYMPVVTFSLVYLDFYTSHSVIL; translated from the coding sequence ATGGATAAAATTTATTTTGATAGACAAATAAAATGTATTGGTCTGGAAAATACCATGAAGTTGTTAAATTACGCTGTGTATACTAAGAGTTCTCTTGCTAACAAAATTTTAAAAAATTGTGGTGTGAATATAAGCCAAAAAGGTGAGTTTAAAGATATAAAAATTTATGATGATAGCACCGTCAAGCTGGTGGGATCAGCTCAAAATAATAGTATTTTGCCTGATGAAATAATAGGAAGTCTGATTGCACAACTTGTTATATCAGAATTACTCTTTGGGATAAATACCATAAAATTGCCTTTTGACATTAGTAGAAGTATTGCACTTACTCTTAACTCTGTAAAAACCATTGTGGTTGGTTCAGGGGGTCTGGGAAATTTTGTCTCCTATGTGCTTAACAGGCGTAGAGTTCCTTTTACTATAATTGATGACGATAAAATAGATAAAACCAATCTTGCAAGGCAAATATTATTTACCGAAGATGATGTGGGAAAATTTAAGGCAGAAGTACTTGCATCAAAACTTAAGTATTGCAAAAGAGCAATTTTAGAAAAACTTAAATTAGAAAACTTAAATATTTTAGATGAATATGATGTTATATATGTTTGTGTCGATAATTTTAAAGACAGATATCTTATAACAAAATATGGGCTAAGTAAGAATAAATTAGTTTTAAATGCGGGCGTCGAAGGACAACGGGGATTAATATTAAAAAATTTTGATTTTGAAAAATATGTGGGTTTCCATGTGAATGAAAATTCTGGAAATGGTATAGTTCCTGCTATAGTTGCATTGACGGGTATAATACAGGCTTATATGCCAGTTGTAACTTTCTCATTGGTTTATTTAGACTTTTACACATCTCACAGTGTTATTTTATAA
- a CDS encoding thiamine-phosphate synthase family protein, giving the protein MLMIFSGFDPSGGAGILQDITIMKMFQINPGAVISAYTVQNEKNFKKVIYREKFDEFKLFDNITLIKVGLSNLKQIVELRNNYKNAKIIWNPVIKTSSGFNIISPEEVKKGEKYVDLMIMNSEEYKLAKVSCDVIITGGHEDTEKIKVLYKNKVFYAPKYNKNLHGTGCVFSSLIVAFLYNKYTIEESIIASLYYMDKLVKNSENYVKTENMVYEFHKSYILEELWKIKTEIIKLGQYTIPEVGQNIVFAMPNAKCEDDVGKYPGRIYKFGNEVNFTHEPAFFGKSHMARAVLATMKYFPWIRSAMNIKYKEDYIKRAEKLGYRTFYLDRNKEPVEIRVKEGHSIPYGLSKIYEQVKEPIDFVWDDGFYGKEAMIRVFGRTPSEVINKVKDVVGVDG; this is encoded by the coding sequence ATGTTAATGATTTTTTCCGGGTTTGATCCATCTGGTGGGGCGGGAATATTACAGGATATAACTATTATGAAGATGTTTCAAATAAATCCAGGAGCAGTTATCTCAGCATACACTGTACAGAATGAGAAGAACTTTAAAAAAGTAATATACCGCGAGAAATTTGATGAATTTAAGTTGTTTGATAATATTACTTTAATTAAAGTTGGTCTTTCAAATTTAAAACAAATTGTTGAGTTAAGAAATAACTATAAAAATGCAAAGATAATATGGAATCCTGTTATTAAAACTTCGTCTGGTTTTAATATAATTTCTCCAGAAGAAGTGAAGAAAGGGGAAAAATACGTAGACTTAATGATAATGAATTCTGAAGAGTACAAATTGGCAAAAGTCTCTTGTGATGTAATAATAACCGGCGGGCACGAAGATACTGAAAAAATAAAAGTATTGTACAAAAACAAAGTATTTTATGCTCCAAAATACAATAAAAATTTACACGGAACTGGCTGTGTGTTTTCTTCGCTAATAGTGGCTTTTCTTTATAATAAATACACAATTGAAGAGTCTATAATAGCTTCTTTATATTATATGGATAAATTGGTTAAAAATTCTGAAAACTATGTGAAAACTGAAAACATGGTTTACGAGTTTCATAAAAGCTATATTCTGGAGGAACTGTGGAAAATTAAGACAGAAATAATAAAACTGGGGCAATATACAATACCTGAAGTTGGTCAAAATATTGTATTTGCAATGCCAAATGCGAAATGCGAAGATGATGTTGGAAAGTATCCAGGGAGGATTTACAAATTCGGTAATGAAGTCAATTTCACACATGAACCAGCATTTTTTGGTAAAAGTCACATGGCAAGAGCTGTTCTTGCCACTATGAAATATTTCCCATGGATAAGGTCTGCTATGAACATAAAATATAAAGAAGATTATATTAAAAGAGCTGAAAAGTTAGGATATAGAACTTTTTACCTGGATAGAAATAAGGAACCTGTTGAAATACGGGTAAAGGAAGGTCATTCTATACCGTATGGTCTTTCAAAGATATATGAACAGGTAAAAGAACCTATAGATTTTGTATGGGATGATGGTTTTTATGGAAAAGAGGCAATGATACGTGTTTTTGGAAGAACTCCATCAGAGGTTATAAATAAGGTGAAGGATGTGGTAGGAGTTGATGGATAA
- the thiC gene encoding phosphomethylpyrimidine synthase ThiC codes for MTQLEFAKKGIITEEMKIAAEYEGLDPAFLMRKIADGKVVLPKNKNRAFKNIRAIGEGLKTKVNINIGTSKGFSNLDEEIKKLKVAEKYEADSIMNLSTWGDLRHIRKEIIKNSNVMVGTVPIYDVAAKAVNQRKKVVDFEAEDFIEIVKEHAEDGVDFMTIHAGITQNMMEKLKNSDRITKIVSRGGSIIAGWMVINKRENPFYEFFEEILEICRKYDVTLSLGDALRPGTLHDATDELQLYELLTLGELVEKAHSFGVQVMVEGPGHMPMGEIEANVVLQKKICKGVPFYVLGPIVTDIAPGYDHITSAIGGAIAAASGADFLCAVTPAEHLGLPAVEDIKDAVVAAKIAAHSADIVKNRKHMEVDNKMSRARCKLDWENQFKLAIDEEKARNIYNERKIKEVEGCSMCGPLCALKISEKYFENS; via the coding sequence ATGACGCAATTGGAATTTGCAAAAAAGGGAATTATTACGGAAGAAATGAAAATAGCAGCAGAATATGAAGGGTTAGATCCAGCATTTTTGATGAGAAAAATAGCTGATGGAAAAGTTGTACTTCCGAAAAATAAAAATAGAGCTTTTAAAAACATTCGTGCGATTGGTGAAGGTTTAAAGACAAAAGTCAATATAAATATAGGTACTTCAAAAGGATTTTCAAATTTGGATGAAGAAATAAAAAAACTTAAGGTAGCAGAGAAATATGAAGCTGATTCAATAATGAACCTTTCCACATGGGGAGATTTAAGACATATAAGAAAAGAAATAATAAAAAATTCAAATGTAATGGTTGGAACTGTACCTATATATGATGTAGCTGCAAAGGCTGTAAATCAAAGAAAAAAAGTAGTCGATTTTGAGGCAGAAGATTTTATTGAAATTGTAAAAGAACACGCAGAAGATGGGGTTGATTTTATGACAATTCATGCGGGAATTACACAAAATATGATGGAGAAATTAAAAAACTCAGATAGGATAACAAAGATAGTTTCCAGAGGTGGTTCTATAATAGCTGGATGGATGGTAATAAATAAAAGAGAAAACCCATTTTATGAATTTTTCGAAGAGATATTAGAAATATGTAGAAAATATGATGTAACCTTAAGCTTAGGTGATGCTTTAAGGCCTGGAACACTCCACGATGCAACAGATGAACTTCAACTGTATGAACTGTTAACATTAGGCGAACTTGTAGAAAAAGCTCATAGTTTTGGAGTTCAGGTAATGGTCGAGGGGCCCGGTCATATGCCTATGGGTGAAATAGAAGCTAATGTTGTATTACAAAAGAAAATATGTAAGGGGGTTCCTTTTTATGTGTTGGGCCCAATAGTAACAGACATTGCTCCGGGGTATGACCACATTACTTCTGCTATAGGTGGAGCGATTGCAGCTGCAAGTGGGGCAGATTTTCTTTGTGCAGTCACACCAGCTGAACATCTTGGATTGCCAGCTGTTGAAGATATAAAAGACGCAGTTGTAGCTGCGAAAATTGCTGCTCATTCTGCAGACATTGTGAAAAATAGAAAACATATGGAAGTCGATAATAAAATGAGCAGAGCAAGATGTAAATTAGATTGGGAAAATCAATTCAAATTAGCCATTGATGAAGAAAAAGCCAGGAATATTTACAATGAAAGAAAAATAAAAGAGGTTGAAGGATGTTCTATGTGTGGACCATTGTGCGCCTTGAAAATTTCGGAAAAGTATTTTGAAAATTCTTGA
- a CDS encoding radical SAM protein has protein sequence MFSELIGEIIRMVKSEIKRKHYVNLNKEFFMARDIFALLESNELSFMAKRVLKNNKKFFGNVVFLYAPLYVSNYCVNGCIYCGFKNSNLIKRRKLNYDEIRKEMLYLKKSGVEHVLILTGEDPENVGVEYLYNVIKIGKMFFKEVSLESYSLNEDDYKYLISAGLTGVTMYQETYCIEEYAELHPFGPKSDYKKRLNTIEHAIKAGVREINIGVLYGLCDPVFETIMLAYHMDYLLKTYPWIEYSVSFPRMKPAYNVKFDFEQVSDKELIHYILAFKLLFPRVHVNISTRENENFRNALVGVATKMSAGSSTNVGGYTIYKDEVKQFSTEDKRTIEEFIRYVKSRGYNPAMVNWV, from the coding sequence ATGTTTTCAGAGTTAATAGGAGAAATTATTAGGATGGTAAAAAGTGAAATAAAAAGAAAGCATTATGTAAATTTGAATAAGGAATTTTTTATGGCAAGAGATATATTTGCTTTACTTGAAAGTAACGAGCTTTCTTTTATGGCAAAGAGAGTATTAAAAAACAACAAAAAATTTTTTGGAAATGTTGTGTTTTTATACGCACCATTATACGTCTCAAATTATTGTGTAAATGGATGTATTTACTGTGGGTTTAAGAATTCGAATTTAATTAAAAGAAGGAAGCTTAATTATGATGAAATAAGAAAAGAAATGTTATATTTAAAAAAATCAGGTGTAGAACATGTTCTTATTTTAACCGGTGAAGATCCTGAGAATGTGGGGGTGGAGTATTTATACAACGTTATAAAAATCGGTAAAATGTTTTTCAAGGAGGTTTCTTTAGAATCTTATTCGTTAAACGAGGATGATTATAAGTATCTTATTTCAGCAGGATTAACAGGAGTCACTATGTATCAAGAAACATATTGTATTGAAGAATATGCTGAACTTCATCCATTTGGACCAAAAAGTGATTATAAAAAGCGTTTAAATACAATAGAACATGCTATAAAAGCAGGAGTTAGGGAAATAAATATAGGAGTATTATATGGCTTATGTGATCCTGTATTTGAAACAATAATGCTGGCTTACCATATGGATTATTTGTTAAAAACGTATCCGTGGATAGAATACTCTGTATCGTTTCCCAGAATGAAACCTGCATATAATGTAAAATTCGATTTCGAGCAAGTTTCTGATAAAGAGCTCATACATTATATTCTTGCATTTAAGTTGCTTTTTCCAAGAGTGCATGTGAATATTTCTACCCGTGAAAATGAAAATTTTAGAAACGCGCTTGTTGGAGTTGCAACAAAGATGTCAGCTGGTTCAAGTACAAATGTGGGTGGGTACACCATTTACAAAGACGAAGTGAAGCAATTTTCAACAGAAGATAAAAGAACAATAGAAGAATTTATCAGGTATGTAAAAAGTAGAGGTTATAATCCAGCAATGGTTAATTGGGTTTAA